One Mycolicibacterium parafortuitum DNA segment encodes these proteins:
- a CDS encoding NAD(P)H-dependent amine dehydrogenase family protein — protein sequence MILWGPGQVGVGALRALIAHPGLDLVGVVVHAEAKDGMDAGALCGMPATGVVATRDIDAALALDADAVAYFASGDYRYREAAQDIARCLRAGKNVVCTSLVPMCYPPAADRETAELIESACAEGGTSFFNSGVDPGWANDVIALTMTGFSSRVDTITMLEILDYGPIDQPDIMFDFMGFGHPPDHPAPLFDPERLAALWAPTVHLVSDGVGLPLDRVDTTIEKWLATRRYEVASGWIEPGTMGGMRFKLAGIVDGEPRVVLEHITRMGEESAPDWPRHPSPHGGYRVIVDGLPTYTVDIEMHGRGNNMRGLTYATVMRELNAIPAVIAAPPGALSTLDLPLVTGPVRGGTWRGVLPPTRSALPA from the coding sequence GTGATCCTGTGGGGTCCCGGCCAGGTCGGGGTGGGAGCGCTGCGCGCGCTGATCGCACACCCGGGGCTCGACCTGGTCGGAGTCGTCGTGCATGCCGAGGCCAAGGACGGCATGGACGCGGGCGCACTCTGTGGCATGCCGGCCACCGGGGTGGTGGCGACGCGCGACATCGACGCGGCGCTGGCCCTCGACGCCGACGCCGTGGCCTACTTCGCCTCCGGGGATTACCGCTATCGCGAAGCCGCGCAGGACATCGCACGGTGCCTGCGCGCCGGCAAGAACGTGGTGTGCACCTCGCTGGTGCCGATGTGCTACCCGCCCGCGGCCGATCGGGAGACCGCCGAGCTCATCGAATCGGCCTGCGCGGAGGGCGGCACCAGCTTCTTCAACAGCGGGGTCGATCCCGGGTGGGCCAACGACGTGATCGCGCTGACCATGACCGGATTCAGCAGCCGCGTCGACACGATCACCATGCTCGAGATCCTCGACTACGGACCCATCGACCAGCCCGACATCATGTTCGACTTCATGGGTTTCGGGCATCCGCCGGACCACCCCGCCCCGCTGTTCGACCCCGAACGTCTTGCCGCGCTGTGGGCACCCACGGTGCATCTGGTCTCCGACGGAGTCGGGCTGCCGCTGGACCGTGTCGACACCACCATCGAAAAGTGGCTCGCCACGCGGCGTTACGAGGTCGCCTCGGGATGGATCGAACCGGGCACCATGGGCGGGATGCGGTTCAAGTTGGCCGGGATCGTCGACGGGGAACCCCGGGTGGTGTTGGAGCACATCACGCGGATGGGTGAGGAGTCGGCGCCGGACTGGCCCCGGCATCCGTCCCCGCACGGGGGCTACCGCGTCATCGTCGACGGCCTGCCGACCTACACCGTGGACATCGAGATGCACGGCCGCGGCAACAACATGCGCGGCCTGACCTACGCGACGGTGATGCGGGAGCTCAACGCCATCCCCGCGGTCATCGCGGCACCGCCGGGGGCGCTGTCGACGCTCGATCTGCCGCTGGTGACGGGTCCGGTACGCGGCGGCACCTGGCGCGGCGTGCTGCCGCCGACGCGATCTGCCCTTCCGGCATGA
- a CDS encoding enoyl-CoA hydratase yields the protein MTDYQFLKWEVFDDGQIVRISLNRPEQRNAQNRGMLVELDDAFTRAEADDDVRVVILAGEGPMFSSGHDIGSKQARAEFTPGPQQHPTAAINGGTREGAEKIMLQEWHYFFQNNLRWRNLRKITIAQVHGDVFSAGLMLIWACDLIVGSEEVRFADVVGTRLGMCGMEYFGHPWEFGPRRAKELMLTGDAIDIEEAYRLGMVSKVFKREELAERTLEMARRIATVPTMAALLIKESVNQSVDNMGFYNALQSCFTLHQLNHSHWVGVRDDKRATAGEEQGVPNWRTAPPIVLSVKDQVRAQA from the coding sequence ATGACCGATTACCAGTTCTTGAAGTGGGAGGTGTTCGACGACGGGCAGATCGTCCGGATCTCGCTGAACCGTCCGGAACAACGCAACGCTCAGAACCGGGGAATGCTGGTCGAACTCGACGACGCCTTCACGCGCGCCGAAGCCGACGACGATGTCCGCGTCGTCATCCTCGCCGGCGAGGGACCGATGTTCTCCTCCGGCCACGACATCGGCTCCAAACAGGCCCGCGCCGAGTTCACTCCCGGTCCGCAACAGCACCCGACCGCGGCGATCAACGGTGGCACCCGCGAGGGCGCCGAGAAGATCATGTTGCAGGAATGGCATTACTTCTTCCAGAACAACCTTCGCTGGCGCAACCTGCGCAAGATCACCATCGCGCAGGTGCACGGGGACGTGTTCTCGGCGGGCCTGATGCTGATCTGGGCCTGCGACCTGATCGTGGGAAGTGAGGAGGTGCGCTTCGCCGACGTGGTCGGCACCCGGCTGGGCATGTGCGGCATGGAGTACTTCGGTCACCCATGGGAATTCGGCCCACGGCGCGCCAAGGAGCTGATGCTGACCGGCGATGCGATCGACATCGAGGAGGCCTACCGGCTGGGCATGGTGAGCAAGGTCTTCAAGCGCGAGGAACTCGCCGAACGCACGCTGGAGATGGCGCGCCGCATCGCGACCGTCCCGACCATGGCCGCTCTGCTGATCAAGGAGTCGGTCAACCAGTCCGTGGACAACATGGGTTTCTACAACGCGCTGCAGTCCTGTTTCACGCTTCATCAGCTGAATCACTCGCACTGGGTCGGGGTCCGCGACGACAAGCGCGCGACCGCCGGCGAGGAGCAGGGCGTGCCGAACTGGCGCACCGCGCCGCCCATCGTGCTGTCGGTCAAGGA